A region of Saimiri boliviensis isolate mSaiBol1 chromosome 8, mSaiBol1.pri, whole genome shotgun sequence DNA encodes the following proteins:
- the CAMK2N2 gene encoding calcium/calmodulin-dependent protein kinase II inhibitor 2 — protein MSEILPYSEDKMGRFGADPEGSDLSFSCRLQDTNSFFAGNQAKRPPKLGQIGRAKRVVIEDDRIDDVLKGMGEKPPSGV, from the exons ATGTCCGAGATCCTGCCCTACAGCGAAGACAAGATGGGCCGCTTCGGCGCAGACCCCGAGGGCTCCGACCTCTCCTTCAGCTGCCGCCTGCAGGACACCAACTCCTTCTTCGCGGGCAATCAGGCCAAGCGACCCCCCAAGCTGGGCCAGATCGGCCGAGCCAAGCGAG TGGTGATCGAGGATGACCGGATAGACGACGTGCTGAAGGGGATGGGGGAGAAGCCGCCGTCCGGAGTGTAG